CAAGCGACGCCGCGACCGGCAACAGCAACGTCAAGGCACTCGTGTTCGTCGACGCGTTCGCCCCAGACGAAGGGGAGACCGTGGAAGAACTCACCGCCGGCTCCGGCTCGGTGCTTGAGCCGGCCTTGACCGACCCCACGAGCGTTTTCAAGCTCGTGCCGTTCCCTGGTGCCCCAGAAGGGGCGGTCGACTCGTACGTCCTGCCGAAGGTGTTCATCAACGGCTTCGCCAACGATCTGCCTCGGCGTCAGGCGGAGGTGCTCGCCGTATCCCAGATTGCCCTGGCCACGAACGCCCTGGCGGAGCCGGCCACGGAGCCGGCGTGGAAGACGATCCCGTCGTGGGCGGTGATCGGTACCGAGGACCGGGTTATCCCGCCGGCCCGCCAGGAGGAGATGATGAATCGGGCGGGAGCGAAGATTACCCGGATCGACGCCTCTCACCTGGGACTGATCTCGCATCCCGACGAGGTCACCGAGGTCATCCTGAAGGCGGCCCGGGCAACTGCCTGAAAGGGCTTCTGACAACGGCAGCAACCGTGGCCGCGTGGGCCGGGCTCTCTGATAACCGGATGGTACGCCGTTCACCTCGGGGTCTGGTACAGGTAGAAGTTCCGCAGCTCCGGCATGGCCGTACCCTGCTTGACTTGAAAGTCCGGCGAGTCGGCATTCCAGCGCCAGCTGGCCGCTCTCGCTTGCTGACCTAGGACAAGTTACCTCGAAGTAGAAGCAAGCTTGCGAAAAGGTCGGCCGTGGCATCGCGGTGAGCGGTGCCACGGCCAGTTGTTGTGTCAGCTGGTCGCCTTGGCAGCGGCCTCGATCTGGTTGGTGACCGCGCCCGGAACGGTGACCATGGACAGGTGGGGGCGTTGATCTCGATGGTGTGCGCCTTGGCCCTCTTGGACATGGCGATCTGCTCGGCGGCGGGGATGACGGCGTCCTGATTGCCGATCAGCGACCACGAGGGAATGGCGCGCCAGGCCGGCTCGCCGGACTCCTCGATCAGGGCGTTCGGGGCCAGGGGGCGCTGCCGGGCGGCCAGCACCGCGAACGTCCTTGGCGGGAGTGGTCTTGTCGGCGAACGCCTTGCCGAAGACCGACGGCTTCACGTAGAGGTTGACAACTCCCGGATCGGCGCCGGGGATCGCGACCTGGTCGAAGACGGTGGACGCTTCGGCCGCGAAGACCGAGCCCGGCACCGCCGAGGTCAGCGACAGCACGGCGAGGTGCGTGTCCGGGAGGTACGCGTCGACGTACACCAGGGCCTTGACCTGCTTGTCGCCCAGAGGCGTTCGTGATGACCATGCCGCCGTAGGAGTGCCCGACGAGGACGATCGGTCCGGTGATGGTGTCCAGGTATGCCCGAAGATTCGCGGCGTCGTTGTCCCCGCCCGACAGCAGATGCGGCGGCGTGACCACCCGGTAGCCGTCGTGCTGGAGCTTGGCTGCCACCTTGTCCCAGCTCGACCCCGTCCGCCCACGCACCGTGCACGGGCATGACGGTCGGCTTGGCCGCCGCAGGGCGCGAGTGCTGGGCGTGACTCGTCAAGGCCTGGGTGGTGCCGATACCGGCACCACCCAGGGTGAGGGCACCGATAGCCACGCCTACATAGATGAGGCGCCGCCGGGAGCACCCCGGCGAGTGCGGTGCGTTGTAAGGCCGTAGGCGGCCTGCTCAACGAGACTCAGGTGCGGCCAGTCCAGGTGGCAGCTCGGATGGGCGCGGAGACCGACAGCGGCCCACGCTGCCCGGTGAACAGCAGTCCCGGCTCGCTGCCGCGCTTGCTGATCCACGCCGAGATCCGCTGTCGGGCCACCGCAGGCAGCGGCACCTCGCGGACTCATCCCCCTTGCCGTGCATCCGGATGGCGCTGGTGCGGGCGGTAATGGCGATGTCATCGATGTCGAGTCGGGCGCACTCCTCGACCCGACCGCCCTGGTCACTGGCCTATCTCACCTGTCTAAAAGGTTGTCGGCGACGGTGGAGGTCGGGGTGTTGAGCATGCCGTCGAACGCGTCGAGGACGGGGGTGTGCAAGTAGGCGCTTTGTATCCGGATGCGGTCAGGGCCAAGGGCAAGACCGGCGTCACCGGGAACCTCTTGGCGTGCCCGGCGAAGGTCGGCGATGCTGAGCCCCAGGCCGGCATCGGCGAAGGCGGCTTCGACGCTTCCCGGCTCGGGCGCCTCCAACGCGGTGTTGTCGATGGCGAACCCGAAGCGCGTGTTCTCGTCGGGGCGCATATCGGCTGTGTGTCCGGTGGTGCTCGTCAGGCCGAGGGCGAAGTACTCGTCGCCGAGAACGCGGTGCAGGTGCTGTCCCATCGGGAGCCCCGTGAGGTGACCGTTGAAGGAGATCGGCAGCTTCTGGATGTGGGCGTTGTGAGCCGCCAGCACGACCCGGGTCCCAGGTTCAAGGCGCTCCAGATGCCACAGGACCGACCCGGCCATGTAGACGTCGCGGGCCGAGGTGTCGGCGGTCAGCCCGTTTCCGGCGTAGAGGCCGGCCATGGCGCGGAAGCCGTAGTCGGCGTGGCAGGCGCCTTCGAGGCGACGCAGGGCGATGTCGTAGCTGCGCTGGTCACCGCGGGAAAGGTACAGCGCTTCGACGGCGCGGAACCGGATGAGCAGGCGCATCAGGATAGCGCTGAGGGCGTCCTGTTCGGCGGTGGCCAGGCGTGTCCAGGCCGGTGCGGCCGAGGCCGCGGAGGCACCGGCGAACGATTCGGCGATCCGCATCGCCGTCTGGAGCGCCGGTAGGGTGTCGGGATCGATCTCGCGGAGGTAGTCAGCGACCGGGGCCAGGGCGGGAACCAAGGATCCACCGGCTGCCGGGATGTCGATCCCGGCGAAACGCACCGGCTCCGAGGCTGTGGCGTTGTGCCGGCGCATCCAGCGCAGTGGCTCATCGACTCCCACGGGGATCGCCTCGGCGAGCTGGGCCGACAGATCATCATCCGCCCCCTCCCCCTGGGCCCAGGCGTCAAGGGGGAAGCCTTCGCTCAAGCCGTATTCGAAGGCCAGGACGGTGAAGCCGCAGCGTTCGACGAGGAACCGCAGGATGCGTTCGCGCATGAGTGCGAACTCGTTGATGAAGTGGGAGTTTTCACCGATCGCGACGACGCGGGCTTCGCCGATGATGCCGCGCAGCGGCTCCAGGTCATCGAGCGGCGCCTGACGGTCGAGGTGGGTAAGCGGGACGGCATGGGATTGCAACCAGTCAGCAAATGTTTGTGGTGGGTAAGCAGGCATGCTGACAGCTCGATTCTCAGTGCTGGAATGTGGATGGATCGCCGATGGGGCAACGGATCACCGCAGGTTGGCAACCACCGGAGGATCGGCGAACATGACGGTGAAGCCGCTAGGCCTCACCGCGCGTAGCGCCTTCCCGAAGAGGAGGCGCGGAGTGGCTGGGAACGGGAGTTGGCGGGGCGCGAAGGTGTCCACAGGTCGGAGGCCGGCTTCCGCAGTGGCGGTCCTCCTGCGCCGGGACCGTTCAACGGCCCGTCGCTCTGCGTGTC
The nucleotide sequence above comes from Plantactinospora soyae. Encoded proteins:
- a CDS encoding alpha/beta fold hydrolase, coding for MLGISLRRPKIIAATLAAATLFTVLGSATPHVFADGGPQPTPNEEHDTRPTIVLVHGAWADGSSWSQEVRNLQARGFEVQVAPQPNRGPTIDSGYLEDFLSTIEGPVVLAAHSYGGFVASDAATGNSNVKALVFVDAFAPDEGETVEELTAGSGSVLEPALTDPTSVFKLVPFPGAPEGAVDSYVLPKVFINGFANDLPRRQAEVLAVSQIALATNALAEPATEPAWKTIPSWAVIGTEDRVIPPARQEEMMNRAGAKITRIDASHLGLISHPDEVTEVILKAARATA
- a CDS encoding alpha/beta fold hydrolase; protein product: MRGRTGSSWDKVAAKLQHDGYRVVTPPHLLSGGDNDAANLRAYLDTITGPIVLVGHSYGGMVITNASGRQAGQGPGVRRRVPPGHAPRRAVADLGGAGLGLRGRSVHRLRPGRDPRRRSGSCQPLREAVGLRQGVRRQDHSRQGRSRCWPPGSAPWPRTP
- a CDS encoding erythromycin esterase family protein produces the protein MQSHAVPLTHLDRQAPLDDLEPLRGIIGEARVVAIGENSHFINEFALMRERILRFLVERCGFTVLAFEYGLSEGFPLDAWAQGEGADDDLSAQLAEAIPVGVDEPLRWMRRHNATASEPVRFAGIDIPAAGGSLVPALAPVADYLREIDPDTLPALQTAMRIAESFAGASAASAAPAWTRLATAEQDALSAILMRLLIRFRAVEALYLSRGDQRSYDIALRRLEGACHADYGFRAMAGLYAGNGLTADTSARDVYMAGSVLWHLERLEPGTRVVLAAHNAHIQKLPISFNGHLTGLPMGQHLHRVLGDEYFALGLTSTTGHTADMRPDENTRFGFAIDNTALEAPEPGSVEAAFADAGLGLSIADLRRARQEVPGDAGLALGPDRIRIQSAYLHTPVLDAFDGMLNTPTSTVADNLLDR